A region of Streptomyces sp. R44 DNA encodes the following proteins:
- a CDS encoding ABC transporter permease — MTRYVLKRLAGAVLVLLALSVLVYALFYVAPGDPARLACGERCNPQQIAQVREQLGLKQSVFAQYLHFLQGVLAGREYSTGTGVLHCDAPCLGLSYQTDQQVTELILDRLPATASLALGAMVIWLVVGIGTGLLSALRRGGLTERTLTVLTLAGTGTPVFILGLLLLMAVCAYLQWLPFPTYVPLGEDPEQWAWNMLLPWLTLGFFESAKYARLTRSSTLETLAEDHIRTFRAYGVGERSVVARHALRGAVPPVIALSAIDLGTMFGGAVLTESLFGIPGLGKTLIDGVRTIDLPIVVGIVLLTGVAVVLANVVADLLYALADRRVALT; from the coding sequence ATGACCCGCTACGTCCTGAAGCGGCTCGCGGGCGCCGTGCTCGTCCTCCTCGCGCTCTCCGTCCTCGTCTACGCGCTGTTCTACGTCGCGCCGGGCGACCCCGCCCGGCTCGCCTGCGGCGAACGCTGCAACCCGCAGCAGATCGCCCAGGTGCGCGAGCAACTCGGCCTGAAACAGAGCGTGTTCGCCCAGTACCTGCACTTCCTCCAGGGCGTCCTCGCCGGCCGCGAGTACTCCACCGGCACCGGAGTGCTGCACTGCGACGCGCCCTGCCTCGGCCTGTCGTACCAGACCGACCAGCAGGTCACCGAGCTCATCCTGGACCGGCTGCCCGCCACCGCCTCGCTCGCCCTCGGCGCCATGGTGATCTGGCTCGTCGTCGGCATCGGCACCGGGCTGCTCTCCGCGCTCCGGCGCGGCGGACTCACCGAGCGGACCCTCACCGTCCTCACCCTCGCGGGCACCGGCACGCCCGTCTTCATCCTGGGCCTGCTGCTGCTCATGGCCGTCTGCGCCTACCTCCAGTGGCTGCCCTTCCCGACGTACGTGCCGCTCGGCGAGGACCCCGAGCAGTGGGCCTGGAACATGCTGCTGCCCTGGCTCACCCTCGGCTTCTTCGAATCGGCCAAGTATGCGCGGCTCACCCGGAGTTCCACCCTGGAGACGCTCGCCGAGGACCACATCCGCACCTTCCGCGCCTACGGGGTGGGGGAGCGGTCCGTCGTCGCCCGCCACGCGCTGCGCGGCGCCGTGCCGCCGGTCATCGCGCTCAGCGCCATCGACCTCGGCACCATGTTCGGCGGCGCCGTGCTCACCGAGTCGCTCTTCGGCATCCCCGGGCTCGGCAAGACCCTCATCGACGGCGTCCGCACCATCGACCTGCCGATCGTCGTCGGGATCGTGCTCCTCACCGGGGTCGCCGTGGTCCTCGCGAACGTCGTCGCCGACCTCCTCTACGCCCTCGCCGACCGAAGGGTCGCCCTGACATGA
- a CDS encoding ABC transporter permease, protein MTSLTDAPAPVAGLPATGAARQVWRRLRTRPAALAAASVLALLVLLAVAAPLFAALTGQDPHTFHDELVDSARGGVPYGSFGGISADHWLGVEPGTGRDLFVRLLYGARISLLVAVGATVVQVLIGLLVGLAAGLGNRWVDGALGRITDVFLALPFLVFAIALTAVVPRDFPRPLLLILVIGLLGWAGTSRIVRAQTLTLKGLDFVAASRLAGSGRWRTARRELLPSLAAPVITYAAILVPTNIVFEASLSFLGVGVTPPTPSWGQMLSTAQTWFRADPAYVLLPAGLLFTTVLAFTVLGDAVRTALDPREAGRLGVGTRKETSR, encoded by the coding sequence GTGACCTCGCTGACCGACGCACCGGCGCCCGTGGCGGGTCTTCCCGCCACGGGCGCCGCCCGGCAGGTGTGGCGGAGGCTCCGCACCCGCCCCGCCGCCCTCGCCGCCGCCTCCGTCCTCGCCCTGCTCGTCCTGCTCGCCGTCGCCGCGCCGCTGTTCGCGGCCCTCACCGGCCAGGACCCGCACACGTTCCACGACGAGCTCGTGGACTCCGCCCGCGGCGGCGTCCCGTACGGCTCCTTCGGCGGGATCAGCGCCGACCACTGGCTCGGCGTCGAACCCGGCACCGGCCGCGACCTGTTCGTCCGGCTCCTGTACGGCGCGCGCATCTCGCTGCTCGTCGCCGTCGGCGCCACCGTCGTCCAGGTCCTCATCGGACTGCTAGTCGGCCTCGCCGCCGGACTCGGCAACCGCTGGGTCGACGGGGCCCTCGGCCGGATCACCGACGTCTTCCTCGCGCTGCCGTTCCTCGTGTTCGCCATCGCGCTCACCGCCGTCGTCCCCCGCGACTTCCCGCGCCCCCTGCTGCTGATCCTGGTCATCGGACTGCTCGGCTGGGCCGGCACCTCCCGGATCGTGCGCGCCCAGACCCTCACCCTCAAGGGTCTCGACTTCGTCGCCGCCTCCCGGCTCGCCGGCTCGGGACGGTGGCGGACCGCCCGGCGCGAACTGCTGCCCTCGCTCGCCGCGCCCGTCATCACGTACGCGGCGATCCTCGTCCCCACCAACATCGTGTTCGAGGCCTCGCTCTCCTTCCTCGGCGTGGGCGTCACCCCGCCCACCCCCTCCTGGGGGCAGATGCTGTCCACCGCGCAGACCTGGTTCCGGGCCGACCCGGCGTACGTGCTGCTCCCCGCGGGACTGCTCTTCACGACCGTGCTCGCCTTCACCGTCCTCGGCGACGCCGTCCGCACCGCCCTCGACCCGCGCGAGGCCGGCCGGCTCGGCGTGGGCACGCGAAAGGAGACCTCCCGATGA
- a CDS encoding alpha/beta fold hydrolase — translation MSSTELPETRTAAAPTASRTRAVRIADGEELRSVALPGLTLTVRARPGNRTGLPPALYVHGLGGSSQNWSALMPLLADHVDGEAVDLPGFGDSPPPDDGNYSVTGHARAVIRLLDAGARGPVHLIGNSMGGAVATRIAAVRPDLVRTLTLVSPALPELRVQRSAWPTALIAAPGIAALFAKLTKDWSAEQRVKGVLSLCYGDPGQVTEEGLRHAVEEMERRLELPYFWDAMARSSRGIVDAYTLGGQHGLWRQAERVLAPTLLVYGGRDRLVSYRMARKAAAAFRGSRLLTLPEAGHVAMMEYPETVAQAVRELIADDGGS, via the coding sequence ATGTCCTCGACCGAGCTGCCGGAAACCCGGACCGCCGCCGCACCGACCGCGTCGCGGACCCGCGCCGTACGGATCGCCGACGGCGAGGAGCTCCGCTCCGTCGCGCTGCCCGGACTCACCCTCACCGTGCGCGCCCGGCCGGGGAACCGGACCGGACTGCCGCCCGCGCTGTACGTCCACGGCCTCGGCGGCTCCTCGCAGAACTGGTCCGCCCTGATGCCGCTGCTCGCGGACCACGTCGACGGCGAGGCGGTCGACCTGCCCGGCTTCGGCGACTCCCCGCCGCCCGACGACGGCAACTACTCGGTCACCGGGCACGCCCGCGCCGTCATCCGGCTCCTCGACGCCGGCGCACGCGGACCGGTGCACCTGATCGGCAACTCGATGGGCGGCGCGGTCGCCACCCGGATCGCCGCCGTCCGCCCCGACCTCGTCCGCACCCTCACGCTGGTCTCGCCGGCCCTGCCCGAGCTGCGCGTCCAGCGCAGCGCCTGGCCGACCGCGCTGATCGCGGCGCCCGGCATCGCGGCGCTGTTCGCGAAGCTGACGAAGGACTGGTCGGCCGAGCAGCGCGTCAAGGGCGTCCTCTCCCTCTGTTACGGAGACCCCGGCCAGGTCACCGAGGAGGGCCTCCGGCACGCCGTCGAGGAGATGGAGCGGCGCCTTGAGCTCCCGTACTTCTGGGACGCCATGGCCCGCTCCTCGCGCGGCATCGTCGACGCGTACACCCTCGGCGGGCAGCACGGACTGTGGCGGCAGGCCGAGCGGGTCCTCGCCCCGACGCTGCTCGTCTACGGCGGGCGCGACCGGCTCGTCTCGTACCGGATGGCCCGGAAGGCGGCCGCCGCCTTCCGCGGCTCGCGCCTGCTGACCCTTCCCGAGGCGGGGCACGTGGCGATGATGGAGTACCCGGAGACGGTCGCCCAGGCCGTCCGGGAACTGATCGCCGATGACGGCGGGAGCTGA
- a CDS encoding Ms4533A family Cys-rich leader peptide translates to MSHRHAVSDSAALELALFGVTGHTVADILCS, encoded by the coding sequence ATGTCGCACCGTCACGCCGTTTCCGATAGCGCCGCCCTTGAGCTGGCGCTCTTCGGCGTGACCGGACACACGGTCGCCGACATTCTCTGTAGCTGA
- a CDS encoding DUF3152 domain-containing protein has protein sequence MGRHSRKGSAPSVPETGRQPAAEPAPSGPPAGTGRRRRPSSGPDQGGPGPQGYGTPAHGTPMYGTPQYGGGPAQGTPAHGTPQYGTPGRGTPQYRTPAPGTPAQGTPQYRTPAPGTPAHGTPQYRTPAPGTPAHGIPQYRTPAPGTPQYRTPAPADGSLTHATPGTPAHGVPVLGGAVRGGHPQHDEGGGPRPVPVGPRHGAPRTVAPEQGDAQAPFIPGPRREGEGVEPEAAPGRSGIGRTLTGVAAAAVATVLAVVVAGQVADRDEAPPVTRAAEPTERPTDDSASRSDDRAVPAKPAPAVTPPTYEQLMTRQFPIDPKLKGSGEFEAVPGFAKAPGKGRLIRYRVDVEKGIGLDPKLFADAVQQTLNDRRSWAGQGEMTFERISSGEPEFVITLASPGTTGEWCKKSGLDTTVDNVSCDSASTQRVMINAFRWAQGSVTFGPKAMHAYRQMLINHEVGHRLGHGHVSCRTPGALAPVMQQQTKSLDIDGIKCRPNPWVYPTS, from the coding sequence GTGGGACGACATAGCCGCAAGGGCTCCGCACCGTCGGTGCCCGAGACCGGCCGACAGCCGGCAGCCGAACCGGCCCCCTCGGGCCCGCCCGCCGGCACGGGCCGCCGCCGCAGGCCCTCGTCCGGCCCCGACCAGGGCGGACCGGGCCCCCAGGGGTACGGGACCCCGGCCCACGGCACTCCGATGTACGGGACGCCGCAGTACGGCGGCGGGCCTGCCCAGGGCACCCCCGCGCACGGCACTCCGCAGTACGGAACCCCCGGCCGAGGAACCCCGCAGTACCGGACCCCCGCGCCCGGCACCCCGGCCCAGGGCACTCCGCAGTACCGGACCCCCGCGCCCGGCACCCCGGCCCACGGCACTCCGCAATACAGGACGCCTGCTCCCGGCACCCCCGCCCACGGCATTCCGCAGTACCGGACCCCAGCCCCCGGTACCCCGCAGTACCGCACCCCCGCCCCCGCCGACGGCAGCCTCACGCATGCCACCCCCGGGACCCCCGCGCACGGCGTCCCCGTTCTCGGGGGTGCCGTGCGGGGTGGGCATCCGCAGCACGACGAGGGGGGCGGGCCGCGGCCCGTTCCGGTCGGGCCCCGGCACGGGGCGCCTCGGACCGTCGCGCCCGAACAGGGGGATGCCCAGGCGCCGTTCATCCCCGGCCCCCGTCGTGAGGGCGAGGGCGTCGAGCCCGAGGCCGCCCCCGGGCGGAGCGGGATCGGGCGTACCCTCACCGGCGTCGCGGCCGCCGCCGTCGCCACGGTGCTCGCCGTCGTCGTCGCCGGGCAGGTCGCCGACCGGGACGAGGCCCCGCCCGTCACCCGCGCCGCCGAGCCGACCGAGCGGCCCACGGACGACTCCGCGTCCCGCTCCGACGACCGGGCCGTCCCGGCGAAGCCGGCCCCCGCCGTCACCCCGCCGACGTACGAGCAGCTGATGACCCGCCAGTTCCCGATCGACCCGAAGCTGAAGGGCTCCGGGGAGTTCGAGGCCGTGCCGGGCTTCGCGAAGGCGCCCGGCAAGGGACGGCTGATCCGCTACCGGGTCGACGTCGAGAAGGGGATCGGTCTGGATCCGAAGCTGTTCGCCGACGCCGTGCAGCAGACCCTCAACGACAGGCGCAGCTGGGCCGGTCAGGGCGAGATGACCTTCGAGCGCATTTCCAGCGGCGAGCCGGAGTTCGTGATCACCCTCGCCAGTCCGGGCACCACCGGCGAGTGGTGCAAGAAGTCCGGGCTCGACACCACCGTCGACAACGTCTCCTGCGACTCGGCGTCCACCCAGCGCGTGATGATCAACGCGTTCCGCTGGGCGCAGGGCTCGGTGACCTTCGGTCCGAAGGCGATGCACGCCTATCGCCAGATGCTCATCAATCACGAGGTCGGGCACCGGCTCGGGCACGGTCACGTGAGCTGCCGTACGCCGGGCGCGCTCGCCCCCGTGATGCAGCAGCAGACGAAGTCCCTGGACATCGACGGGATCAAGTGCCGTCCCAACCCGTGGGTGTACCCGACGAGTTGA
- a CDS encoding glycosyltransferase, with amino-acid sequence MRIGLLTEGGYPYATGESGRWCERLVHGLGQHRFDLYALGRTGTPPPLPQNAPGRTGTPAPLPPNARVVRTGDPGGPDTAPPAGGPCGHRASRRAYGRHERRRFTEAYHRLATGLCAEDDPTSFAEGLYALAELARERGGLPGALRSDDAVRALEAACRAPGARRGAAAAGLRDHLAFAEHLERALRPLSLDWYGDDALGAADLCHAAGGGTTALPGLLAKRFFGTPLLVTEYGVPLRAHYLSAAGADRSAPLRALLAALHGRLAGEIYRQAALLTPGNAHARRWQEKCGADRARIRTVHPGMAAERFAEVGEDEESGDPATLVWVGRVEPAKDLIGLLHAFAEIRARQPDARLRIVAVPDREPGARSYLTYCKGLAAQLFPDEAAGAHAVGENPVTFEELGGPEAPTLEDTYASGALVVMSSLVEGFPASLVEAMFCARATVSTDVGAVVEIIGGTGLVVPPRNPRALADACLALLRDPERRFRLGAAARARALELFTVEQNLAAFRGIYLELLSHAPVRRRPGDGVPFAHPAEAHVPGSWAHKTVTAGTGAPDA; translated from the coding sequence GTGCGGATCGGACTGCTCACGGAGGGTGGCTACCCGTACGCCACCGGTGAGTCCGGACGGTGGTGCGAACGGCTCGTCCACGGGCTCGGACAGCACCGCTTCGACCTCTACGCCCTCGGCCGGACCGGCACCCCGCCGCCCCTGCCGCAGAACGCCCCGGGGCGAACCGGCACCCCGGCGCCCCTCCCGCCGAACGCCCGCGTCGTCCGCACCGGCGACCCAGGCGGCCCCGACACCGCCCCGCCGGCCGGCGGCCCCTGCGGGCACCGCGCCTCCCGCCGGGCCTACGGGCGCCACGAGCGGCGCCGCTTCACCGAGGCCTACCACCGGCTCGCCACCGGACTCTGCGCCGAGGACGACCCGACCTCCTTCGCCGAGGGGCTCTACGCCCTCGCCGAACTCGCCCGCGAGCGCGGCGGACTGCCCGGGGCGCTGCGCTCCGACGACGCCGTCCGCGCCCTGGAGGCCGCCTGCCGCGCGCCCGGCGCACGCCGGGGTGCGGCCGCCGCCGGACTCCGCGACCACCTCGCCTTCGCCGAACACCTGGAGCGGGCCCTGCGCCCCCTCTCCCTCGACTGGTACGGGGACGACGCGCTCGGCGCGGCCGACCTCTGCCACGCCGCCGGCGGAGGCACCACGGCACTCCCCGGGCTGCTGGCCAAACGCTTCTTCGGCACCCCGCTGCTCGTCACCGAGTACGGCGTCCCGCTCCGCGCCCACTACCTCTCGGCGGCCGGCGCCGACCGCTCCGCCCCCCTCCGCGCCCTGCTCGCCGCCCTCCACGGCCGGCTAGCCGGCGAGATCTACCGGCAGGCCGCCCTCCTCACCCCCGGCAACGCCCACGCCCGCCGCTGGCAGGAGAAGTGCGGCGCAGACCGGGCCCGCATCCGCACCGTCCACCCCGGCATGGCCGCCGAACGCTTCGCCGAGGTCGGCGAGGACGAGGAGAGCGGCGACCCCGCCACCCTCGTCTGGGTCGGCCGCGTCGAACCCGCCAAGGACCTCATCGGCCTCCTCCACGCCTTCGCCGAGATCCGCGCCCGCCAGCCCGACGCCCGCCTCCGGATCGTCGCCGTGCCCGACCGCGAACCCGGCGCCCGCTCCTACCTCACGTACTGCAAGGGGCTCGCGGCCCAGCTCTTCCCCGACGAGGCCGCCGGCGCACACGCCGTCGGCGAGAACCCCGTCACCTTCGAGGAGCTCGGCGGCCCGGAGGCGCCCACCCTGGAGGACACGTACGCCTCGGGCGCGCTCGTCGTCATGTCCAGCCTCGTCGAGGGCTTCCCAGCGAGCCTCGTCGAGGCGATGTTCTGCGCGCGGGCCACCGTCTCCACCGACGTCGGCGCCGTCGTCGAGATCATCGGCGGCACCGGCCTCGTCGTCCCCCCGCGCAACCCCCGGGCGCTCGCCGACGCGTGCCTCGCGCTGCTCCGCGACCCCGAGCGCCGCTTCCGGCTCGGCGCCGCGGCCCGCGCCCGCGCGCTCGAACTCTTCACGGTGGAACAGAACCTCGCCGCGTTCCGCGGCATCTACCTCGAACTCCTCTCCCACGCGCCGGTGCGCCGCCGCCCCGGGGACGGCGTTCCCTTCGCCCACCCGGCCGAGGCCCATGTGCCGGGCAGCTGGGCGCACAAGACCGTGACCGCGGGGACAGGAGCCCCCGATGCCTGA
- a CDS encoding NAD-dependent epimerase/dehydratase family protein — MRVLLLGANGFIGRFVADRLLADPAVHLTALGRGDDADVRFDLASGSPGALTRFLDAVHPGVVVNCAGATRGGARELTRHNTVAVATVCEALRRSGCGARLVQVGCASEYGPSQPGSSTAEDAIPRPGGPYGVSKLAATELVLGSGLDAVVLRVFSPVGPGTPAGSPLGRLAEAMRRAMQAGDGELKLSGLGVQRDFVDVRDVARAVHAASLSAAQGVVNIGTGRAVRLRDAAAVLARVAGYAGNLHELDGPHGIPQRPMIGAPRTEGTIADQLGSAPYPYPDGCGPWQQADVRTARDRLGWRPRINLEESLADIWMEAACRI, encoded by the coding sequence ATGAGGGTGCTACTGCTCGGAGCCAACGGCTTCATCGGCCGTTTCGTCGCCGACCGGCTGCTCGCCGACCCGGCCGTCCACCTCACCGCGCTCGGCCGGGGCGACGACGCCGACGTGCGCTTCGACCTCGCCTCCGGCAGCCCCGGCGCGCTCACCCGCTTCCTGGACGCCGTCCACCCCGGGGTCGTCGTCAACTGCGCCGGAGCCACCCGCGGCGGCGCCCGCGAGCTGACCCGGCACAACACCGTCGCCGTCGCCACCGTCTGCGAGGCCCTGCGCCGCAGCGGCTGCGGCGCCCGGCTCGTCCAGGTCGGCTGCGCCTCGGAGTACGGGCCCAGCCAGCCCGGCTCCTCCACCGCCGAGGACGCGATCCCGCGCCCCGGCGGCCCGTACGGCGTGTCCAAGCTCGCCGCGACCGAACTCGTCCTCGGCTCCGGGCTCGACGCCGTCGTCCTGCGGGTCTTCTCCCCGGTCGGCCCCGGCACGCCCGCCGGCTCCCCGCTCGGCCGCCTCGCCGAGGCGATGCGCCGCGCGATGCAGGCCGGGGACGGCGAGCTGAAGCTCAGCGGCCTCGGCGTGCAGCGGGACTTCGTCGACGTACGGGACGTGGCGCGGGCCGTCCACGCCGCCTCCCTCTCCGCCGCCCAGGGCGTCGTCAACATCGGCACCGGGCGCGCCGTCCGGCTCCGGGACGCCGCCGCCGTCCTCGCCCGGGTCGCGGGCTACGCCGGCAACCTGCACGAGCTCGACGGACCGCACGGCATCCCGCAGCGCCCGATGATCGGCGCCCCCCGCACCGAGGGGACCATCGCCGACCAGCTGGGCTCCGCCCCGTACCCGTACCCCGACGGCTGCGGCCCCTGGCAGCAGGCCGACGTCCGCACCGCCCGCGACCGGCTCGGCTGGCGGCCCCGGATCAACCTGGAGGAGTCCCTCGCCGACATCTGGATGGAGGCGGCGTGTCGCATCTGA
- a CDS encoding ABC transporter ATP-binding protein, translated as MTLRTTTPLVEVDGLTVEFDGAVRAVDGLSFTLGEGRALALVGESGSGKSTVAGALLGLHRGTGARVGGTVRVDGIDVGAATPAELRRLRGGVAAMVFQDPLSALDPYYAVGDQIAEVHRIHHPVSRKAARARAVEVLDRVGIPDAARRSRSRPHEFSGGMRQRALLAMALACEPRLLVADEPTTALDVTVQAQILDLLHELRRETGTALLLVTHDVGVAAESVDEVLVMRGGREVERGPVTEVLGAPSEPYTRALLSAVPRLDGPERTPAEKGEVLLEAVGLRREFGRRGAAVTAVDGVSLTVRAGETLGVVGESGSGKTTLGRMLVRLLDPSGGELRYRGTEIGALPERELRPYRRELQMVFQDPVASLNPRRSVGESIADPLRVAGERDETRIRGRVRELLDRVGLDPDRYEAYPHEFSGGQRQRVGIARALAAEPRIVVCDEPVSALDVTTQAQVTALLAELQAELGLGLVFIAHDLAVVRQVSDRVAVMRGGRIVEQGTVAEVYGAPQDPYTRQLLAAVPSLDPVLAAERRERRQELAAA; from the coding sequence ATGACGCTCCGCACCACCACTCCGCTCGTGGAGGTCGACGGCCTCACCGTCGAGTTCGACGGGGCCGTACGGGCCGTCGACGGGCTCTCCTTCACCCTCGGCGAGGGCCGCGCGCTCGCCCTCGTCGGCGAGTCCGGCAGCGGCAAGTCCACCGTCGCCGGGGCCCTCCTCGGCCTCCACCGGGGGACCGGCGCGCGGGTCGGCGGCACCGTGCGGGTCGACGGCATCGACGTCGGCGCCGCCACCCCCGCCGAGCTGCGGCGACTGCGCGGCGGGGTCGCCGCCATGGTCTTCCAGGACCCGCTGTCCGCCCTCGACCCCTACTACGCCGTCGGCGACCAGATCGCCGAGGTCCACCGGATCCACCATCCGGTCTCCCGGAAGGCCGCCCGGGCCCGCGCCGTCGAGGTCCTCGACCGGGTCGGCATCCCCGACGCGGCCCGCCGCTCCCGCTCCCGCCCGCACGAGTTCAGCGGCGGCATGCGGCAGCGCGCCCTCCTCGCCATGGCCCTCGCCTGCGAGCCGAGACTCCTCGTCGCCGACGAACCCACCACCGCCCTCGACGTCACCGTCCAGGCCCAGATCCTCGACCTGCTCCACGAGCTGCGGCGCGAGACCGGCACCGCGCTGCTCCTCGTCACCCACGACGTCGGCGTCGCCGCCGAGAGCGTCGACGAGGTGCTCGTCATGCGCGGCGGACGCGAGGTCGAGCGCGGCCCCGTCACCGAGGTGCTCGGCGCGCCCTCGGAGCCGTACACCCGCGCCCTGCTCTCCGCCGTGCCCCGGCTCGACGGGCCGGAGAGGACCCCCGCCGAGAAGGGCGAGGTCCTGCTCGAAGCGGTCGGACTGCGCCGGGAGTTCGGACGGCGCGGGGCCGCCGTGACCGCCGTCGACGGGGTCTCCCTCACCGTCCGCGCCGGCGAGACCCTCGGCGTGGTCGGGGAGTCCGGCAGCGGCAAGACCACCCTCGGCCGGATGCTCGTGAGGCTCCTCGACCCGAGCGGCGGCGAACTCCGTTACCGGGGCACGGAGATCGGCGCCCTGCCGGAGCGGGAGCTGCGCCCGTACCGGCGCGAGCTCCAGATGGTCTTCCAGGACCCGGTCGCCTCCCTCAACCCGCGCCGCTCCGTCGGCGAGTCGATCGCCGACCCGCTGCGCGTGGCGGGGGAGCGGGACGAGACCCGGATCCGGGGCCGGGTGCGCGAACTGCTCGACCGGGTGGGGCTCGACCCCGACCGGTACGAGGCCTATCCGCACGAGTTCAGCGGCGGCCAGCGCCAGCGCGTCGGCATCGCCCGCGCGCTCGCCGCCGAACCCCGGATCGTCGTCTGCGACGAACCCGTCTCCGCGCTCGACGTCACCACCCAGGCCCAGGTGACCGCGCTGCTCGCCGAGCTCCAGGCCGAACTCGGCCTCGGGCTCGTCTTCATCGCCCACGACCTCGCGGTCGTCCGGCAGGTCAGCGACCGGGTCGCCGTCATGCGCGGGGGCCGGATCGTCGAACAGGGCACCGTCGCCGAGGTGTACGGCGCGCCCCAGGATCCGTACACCCGGCAGCTGCTCGCCGCCGTCCCCTCGCTCGATCCGGTGCTCGCGGCGGAGCGCCGGGAACGCCGCCAGGAGCTGGCCGCCGCCTGA
- a CDS encoding ABC transporter substrate-binding protein: MRHSSVISRRVAAAAVSVVLASGAAACGPEDAGAKGGASGKAGGAPQKGGTLTVLNNEAQSDFDPARLYTSGGGNVPSLVFRTLTTRNREAGAAGAQVVPDLATDIGRPNKDATEWTYTLKEGLKFEDGTAITSADIKYGIERSFAAELSGGAPYLRDWLVGGDTYQGPYKDKKGLASIVTPDARTIVFKLKKPEGEFPFVATQTQFAPVPKAKDAGAKYEEHPVSSGPYKVVKNENDGEHLVLERNEHWDPKTDEERKAYPDRIDVKSGLDEAVINQRLATSSGADTAAVTTDTNLGPAELAQIGSDKALAARVGTGHFGFTNYIAFNPKIKPFDNPKVRQAISYAVNRTSVVNAAGGSALAEPATTFLPEQKAFGFTPYDHFPAGKTGDPAKAKELLKEAGYPNGLTVTLLHSTAQNRTTSPEIATAVQEALGKAGITVKLDGQEPNSFNEKRWSVKDAPGFFLSRWGADWPAGGPFLAPIFDGRQIVTNGSNYNHAQLNDPAVNKEIDEINKLTDLKAAAARWGALDKKIGEQALDVPLFHPVYKRLVGKDIKNVVISDWTGVLDISLVAVK; the protein is encoded by the coding sequence ATGCGTCATTCGTCCGTCATCTCCCGCCGCGTGGCAGCGGCCGCCGTCAGTGTCGTCCTGGCCTCGGGCGCCGCCGCCTGCGGTCCCGAGGACGCCGGCGCCAAGGGCGGAGCCTCCGGGAAGGCCGGCGGCGCCCCGCAGAAGGGCGGCACGCTGACCGTCCTCAACAACGAGGCCCAGAGCGACTTCGACCCGGCCCGCCTCTACACCTCCGGCGGCGGCAACGTCCCCTCGCTCGTCTTCCGTACGCTCACCACCCGCAACCGCGAGGCGGGTGCCGCCGGCGCCCAGGTCGTCCCCGACCTCGCCACCGACATCGGCCGCCCCAACAAGGACGCCACCGAGTGGACGTACACGCTGAAGGAGGGCCTGAAGTTCGAGGACGGGACGGCCATCACCAGCGCCGACATCAAGTACGGCATCGAGCGCTCCTTCGCGGCCGAGCTCTCCGGCGGCGCCCCCTACCTGCGTGACTGGCTCGTCGGCGGCGACACGTACCAGGGCCCGTACAAGGACAAGAAGGGTCTGGCGTCCATCGTCACCCCCGACGCGCGGACCATCGTCTTCAAGCTGAAGAAGCCCGAGGGCGAGTTCCCCTTCGTCGCCACCCAGACCCAGTTCGCCCCCGTCCCGAAGGCCAAGGACGCCGGCGCCAAGTACGAGGAGCACCCGGTCTCCTCCGGCCCGTACAAGGTCGTCAAGAACGAGAACGACGGCGAGCACCTCGTCCTGGAGCGCAACGAGCACTGGGACCCCAAGACCGACGAGGAGCGCAAGGCCTACCCCGACCGCATCGACGTCAAGTCCGGACTCGACGAGGCCGTCATCAACCAGCGCCTCGCCACCTCCTCCGGCGCCGACACCGCCGCCGTCACCACCGACACCAACCTCGGCCCCGCCGAGCTCGCCCAGATCGGCTCCGACAAGGCGCTCGCCGCCCGCGTCGGCACCGGCCACTTCGGCTTCACCAACTACATCGCCTTCAACCCGAAGATCAAGCCCTTCGACAACCCGAAGGTCCGCCAGGCGATCTCGTACGCCGTCAACCGCACCAGCGTCGTCAACGCCGCCGGCGGCTCCGCGCTCGCCGAGCCCGCCACCACCTTCCTGCCCGAGCAGAAGGCCTTCGGCTTCACGCCGTACGACCACTTCCCGGCCGGGAAGACGGGCGACCCGGCGAAGGCCAAGGAGCTGCTGAAGGAGGCCGGTTACCCGAACGGGCTGACCGTCACCCTGCTGCACTCCACCGCCCAGAACCGCACCACCAGCCCCGAGATCGCCACCGCCGTCCAGGAGGCGCTCGGCAAGGCCGGCATCACCGTCAAGCTCGACGGACAGGAGCCCAACTCCTTCAACGAGAAGCGCTGGAGCGTCAAGGACGCCCCCGGCTTCTTCCTCTCCCGCTGGGGCGCCGACTGGCCGGCCGGCGGCCCGTTCCTCGCGCCGATCTTCGACGGACGCCAGATCGTCACCAACGGCTCCAACTACAACCACGCGCAGCTGAACGACCCGGCGGTCAACAAGGAGATCGACGAGATCAACAAGCTGACCGACCTCAAGGCCGCCGCCGCACGCTGGGGCGCCCTCGACAAGAAGATCGGCGAGCAGGCCCTGGACGTGCCGCTCTTCCACCCGGTCTACAAGCGGCTCGTCGGCAAGGACATCAAGAACGTCGTCATCAGCGACTGGACCGGCGTCCTCGACATCTCGCTGGTCGCGGTCAAGTGA